In a genomic window of Bacteroidota bacterium:
- a CDS encoding alanine racemase — translation MTKLKYERPIINKINAGVPDKFGMKTSIETLSHIDTIPIKDIINKYGSPVFAVSETIIRNTYEEAKSAFTSRYPKVQFAWSYKTNYLDAVCRIYHKLGSWAEVVSGFEYEKALKNGVPGNEIIFNGPDKSDTDLELAISNSSLIHIDHFDELYSILKIAESSKKRPKVAIRVNMDTGIYPQWDRFGFNYENGEAWQALNRLMYSEKVDVVGLHTHIGTYITTPNAYAVAVSKLAELATSLKKKFNHSIQYIDTGGGFASKNTLKGAYLPGKDTCPTFDAYAEAITGALMSADFAPEDLPTLILESGRALVDDAGYLLGSVLANKRLADGRRSTILDIGINNLFTSFWYEHEVLPVDVTTQQTEDTTLYGPLCMNIDVVRQAIQFPLLQKGDKVAIRRIGAYNMTQWMQFITFRPNIVLIDADKNTHIIRKEENNATFKAQEVVPEYLK, via the coding sequence ATGACAAAATTAAAATACGAAAGACCTATAATAAATAAAATCAATGCGGGAGTTCCTGACAAGTTTGGCATGAAAACCTCTATTGAGACATTAAGCCATATAGATACAATCCCAATAAAAGATATAATTAATAAATACGGTTCACCGGTATTTGCTGTTTCTGAAACAATCATCAGAAATACATATGAAGAGGCCAAAAGTGCCTTTACATCCCGTTACCCAAAAGTTCAATTTGCATGGTCATACAAAACAAACTACTTAGATGCGGTATGTAGAATATACCACAAATTAGGCTCTTGGGCAGAAGTAGTTTCAGGATTTGAATACGAAAAGGCGTTGAAAAATGGAGTTCCCGGAAATGAAATTATTTTCAATGGACCTGACAAAAGCGATACGGATTTAGAGCTGGCTATTAGTAACTCATCACTTATCCATATCGATCATTTCGATGAATTATATTCAATTCTAAAAATTGCTGAATCATCAAAAAAACGTCCTAAAGTTGCAATTAGGGTTAATATGGATACGGGTATTTATCCCCAATGGGATAGATTTGGATTTAATTATGAAAATGGAGAAGCATGGCAGGCTTTAAACAGGTTAATGTACAGCGAAAAAGTTGATGTAGTAGGGCTACACACCCACATCGGAACATACATTACTACACCAAACGCATATGCCGTTGCCGTTTCTAAATTAGCAGAATTAGCAACTTCATTAAAGAAAAAATTTAATCACTCAATACAATACATCGATACGGGTGGAGGATTTGCTTCAAAAAACACACTTAAAGGAGCCTACCTGCCGGGTAAAGATACCTGTCCTACATTCGATGCTTATGCAGAGGCAATTACAGGAGCACTTATGAGTGCCGATTTTGCACCTGAAGATTTGCCTACACTTATTTTAGAGAGTGGAAGAGCTTTAGTTGATGATGCGGGTTACCTACTAGGATCTGTTTTGGCAAATAAGAGACTGGCTGATGGCAGAAGATCAACTATCTTAGATATAGGAATAAATAATTTATTTACATCATTCTGGTACGAACATGAAGTATTACCTGTTGATGTTACAACCCAGCAAACAGAAGACACAACTTTATACGGACCATTATGTATGAATATCGATGTTGTAAGGCAAGCTATTCAATTCCCCCTATTACAAAAAGGTGATAAAGTAGCTATAAGAAGAATCGGTGCTTATAATATGAC
- a CDS encoding ATP-grasp domain-containing protein, with protein MSKPKYTIAVTGLNNTDNPGPGVPVIRALREAKSFDVRIIGLVYENLEPGIYMDNIADKIYQIPYPSVGSSALMDRIEYINEKEDLDFIIPNFDAELFTFISSQSKLEALNIKTFLPTKEQFDERDKINLDKFGEKYSIDVPKSVPLTNLNDISGLRDDFEYPVLVKGKFYDAYLAYNSEQVIEHFNKISSKWGLPVIIQEFIKGTEVNVIALGDGRGNTIGAVPMRKQYITDKGKAWGGITLGDEKLLKITHDLLRDTKWRGGMELEMIKTNEGKYYLIEINPRIPAWVYLAVGAGQNIPESLIKLANKEEVAPYTSYDIGKMFIRYSYDLIGDISQFEQLSITGEL; from the coding sequence ATGAGTAAACCTAAATATACAATAGCCGTTACGGGGCTCAACAATACCGATAATCCGGGTCCGGGGGTTCCTGTGATTAGGGCTTTGCGAGAAGCAAAATCATTTGACGTACGAATTATTGGACTGGTTTACGAAAATCTGGAGCCGGGAATTTACATGGATAATATAGCTGATAAAATTTATCAGATCCCCTACCCTTCAGTTGGTTCCAGTGCTTTGATGGATAGAATTGAATACATCAATGAAAAAGAAGATCTCGATTTCATCATTCCTAATTTTGACGCTGAACTATTTACATTTATCTCTTCTCAGTCAAAACTGGAGGCTTTAAACATTAAAACCTTTTTACCTACAAAAGAGCAATTTGATGAAAGAGATAAAATAAATCTGGACAAATTTGGTGAAAAGTACAGTATTGATGTACCAAAAAGTGTCCCGTTAACTAACCTTAATGATATTTCTGGCTTAAGGGATGATTTTGAATACCCTGTACTGGTTAAAGGAAAATTCTACGATGCATACTTAGCCTATAATTCAGAACAGGTTATTGAACATTTCAATAAAATATCCTCAAAATGGGGGCTACCGGTAATTATTCAGGAATTTATTAAAGGAACTGAAGTTAATGTTATAGCTCTTGGTGACGGTAGAGGTAATACAATTGGAGCTGTACCTATGCGTAAACAATACATCACCGATAAAGGGAAAGCCTGGGGAGGCATTACTTTAGGCGATGAAAAGCTTCTAAAAATAACACACGATTTACTAAGAGATACAAAGTGGCGTGGAGGGATGGAGCTCGAAATGATAAAAACCAATGAAGGAAAGTATTATTTAATAGAAATTAATCCTCGAATTCCTGCATGGGTATATTTAGCTGTAGGTGCCGGTCAGAATATTCCTGAATCTTTGATTAAACTAGCAAATAAAGAAGAAGTTGCGCCCTATACCAGCTACGATATTGGAAAAATGTTTATCAGGTATTCCTACGATTTAATAGGTGATATTTCTCAATTTGAACAATTGAGTATTACGGGTGAATTGTAA
- a CDS encoding PqqD family protein, translating to MKLKKNIAISETGFVFDPNSGDSFTLNNIAREILELFQSGKVKSDISFHVLNKYDVDEYTFERNYEDFIGMLNHHNLLENE from the coding sequence ATGAAACTCAAAAAAAATATAGCAATTAGTGAAACAGGATTTGTTTTTGATCCTAATTCAGGTGACTCTTTTACTTTAAACAATATTGCAAGGGAAATATTAGAACTATTTCAATCAGGAAAGGTTAAAAGTGATATTTCTTTTCATGTTCTAAATAAATACGATGTAGACGAATATACTTTCGAAAGAAACTATGAAGATTTTATCGGAATGCTTAATCATCACAACCTCTTAGAAAATGAGTAA